A genomic segment from Rubrobacter tropicus encodes:
- a CDS encoding metal-sulfur cluster assembly factor has product MVTEERVRDQLRTVVDPELGMDLVELGLIYGVGVRDEGRHVDVTFSLTSPMCPVGDQLQAQVEAEALTVEGVETVNVQLTFDPMWSPEMMSPAAKLFFGR; this is encoded by the coding sequence GTGGTTACCGAGGAGCGGGTGAGGGACCAACTAAGGACCGTAGTGGACCCCGAACTCGGGATGGATCTCGTGGAGCTCGGTTTGATCTACGGCGTCGGAGTCCGCGACGAGGGGCGCCACGTGGACGTGACGTTCAGCCTGACGAGTCCGATGTGCCCGGTAGGGGACCAGCTCCAGGCCCAGGTCGAGGCCGAGGCCCTTACCGTGGAGGGCGTCGAGACGGTCAACGTACAGCTCACCTTCGACCCCATGTGGAGCCCGGAGATGATGAGCCCGGCCGCCAAGCTCTTCTTCGGCCGTTAG
- a CDS encoding glutamate synthase subunit beta, whose protein sequence is MGDPKGFLKHRRGQIPKRPIAERVRDYRWVYEPMPEKELRDQASRCMDCGVPFCNTGCPVNNLIPDWNHFVYKDHWKQAIDRLHRTNNFPEFTGILCPAPCEAACVLSINDGPVTIKEIERSIIERAFEEGWVVPRPPPPEKRTGKRVAVVGSGPAGLAAAQQLNRAGHTVVVFEKDDRIGGLLRYGIPDYKMEKRVVDRRLAQLEEEGVEFRANAHVGENPTTDDLGCEFGAIVLAVGALQGADIDLPGREFDGIHPAMDYLVQQNRRVAGLPVEGKEISARGKRVIVLGGGDTSADCLGNANREGAASIKVLTHGPRPPEPPDPLRWPDWPFVLHTYPVHEEGGERGWNVTVTGFSGGGGRVEKMHAVEVERSSDGRVRRRPGTEFEVDADLVLLAIGFTGPVRDRLLEDLKLEFGERGAIASDDRYGTGVPGVFVAGDARRGASLIVWAIAEGRKAARQADLYLMGESRLPP, encoded by the coding sequence GTGGGGGACCCCAAAGGCTTCCTGAAGCACAGGCGCGGGCAGATCCCCAAGCGTCCCATCGCCGAGCGCGTCCGGGATTACCGGTGGGTCTACGAGCCGATGCCGGAGAAGGAACTGCGGGATCAGGCCTCGCGCTGCATGGACTGCGGGGTGCCGTTCTGCAACACCGGCTGTCCAGTGAACAACCTGATCCCGGACTGGAACCACTTCGTCTACAAGGACCACTGGAAGCAGGCCATAGACCGCCTCCACAGGACCAATAACTTCCCCGAGTTCACCGGGATACTCTGCCCGGCGCCGTGCGAGGCGGCGTGCGTCCTCTCCATAAACGACGGGCCGGTGACCATAAAGGAGATAGAGCGCTCGATCATAGAGAGGGCTTTCGAGGAGGGCTGGGTGGTCCCCAGGCCCCCGCCGCCGGAGAAGAGGACCGGCAAGAGGGTGGCGGTCGTGGGCAGCGGCCCTGCGGGCCTGGCTGCGGCCCAGCAGCTCAACCGGGCCGGGCATACGGTGGTCGTCTTTGAGAAGGACGATCGCATAGGCGGTCTCCTCCGGTACGGCATCCCGGACTACAAGATGGAGAAGCGGGTGGTGGATCGGCGCCTCGCGCAGCTCGAAGAGGAGGGCGTCGAGTTCCGCGCGAACGCCCACGTCGGCGAGAACCCGACGACCGACGACCTCGGGTGTGAGTTCGGCGCGATCGTTCTGGCCGTCGGTGCCTTGCAGGGCGCCGACATTGATCTGCCGGGTCGCGAGTTCGACGGCATCCACCCGGCGATGGACTACCTGGTGCAGCAGAACCGGCGCGTAGCAGGCCTGCCGGTGGAGGGGAAGGAGATCAGCGCCAGGGGCAAGCGGGTGATCGTCCTCGGCGGCGGTGACACCAGCGCCGACTGCCTGGGCAACGCCAACCGCGAGGGGGCCGCTTCCATCAAGGTGCTCACCCACGGCCCGAGGCCGCCGGAGCCCCCCGACCCGCTCCGGTGGCCGGATTGGCCCTTCGTTCTGCACACCTACCCGGTCCACGAGGAGGGCGGCGAACGAGGGTGGAACGTGACAGTTACGGGCTTTTCCGGTGGGGGCGGTCGCGTGGAGAAGATGCACGCGGTGGAGGTCGAGAGAAGTTCCGATGGCCGGGTCAGACGCCGCCCCGGTACGGAGTTCGAGGTGGACGCGGACCTGGTCTTGCTCGCCATCGGCTTCACCGGACCGGTGCGCGACCGGCTTCTCGAGGACCTGAAGCTGGAGTTTGGCGAGCGCGGGGCCATCGCCTCGGACGACCGTTACGGGACCGGCGTGCCTGGGGTGTTCGTCGCCGGGGACGCCAGGAGGGGTGCGTCTCTGATCGTGTGGGCCATAGCCGAGGGCCGCAAGGCCGCCCGCCAGGCCGACCTCTACCTGATGGGCGAGAGCAGGCTCCCGCCCTAG
- a CDS encoding DUF542 domain-containing protein yields MMNRLFRRRRAAVLISEDATVGRVMIERPGAVGVFERFGIRYCCRAHETLGEACVGRGLDPRAVLRDLETCNAEPEDQIDWSKVSATELADHILQSHYGYLEDALPRLESLVNRVASVHGDRRPELVELRRVFGSLKLDLEEHRIKEEEVLFPMCRELDAASVRPDFYWRTVQNPIGVMTAEHEAIAQALAKLRELAAGFEPPADACDAHRTMLEGLAGLERRLHLHVHEENNVLFPKAMAAEAALPRR; encoded by the coding sequence ATGATGAACAGGTTATTTCGGAGAAGGAGGGCTGCGGTCCTGATCTCGGAGGACGCCACCGTCGGCCGGGTGATGATCGAGCGTCCCGGCGCGGTAGGTGTCTTCGAGCGGTTCGGGATCCGTTACTGCTGCCGGGCGCACGAGACGCTCGGCGAGGCGTGCGTTGGGAGGGGCCTCGATCCGCGGGCGGTGCTGCGGGATCTCGAGACCTGCAATGCCGAGCCGGAAGACCAGATCGACTGGTCGAAGGTTTCCGCGACGGAGCTTGCGGACCACATCCTGCAATCCCACTACGGCTACCTGGAGGATGCTCTGCCCCGGCTCGAGTCGTTGGTGAACAGGGTCGCAAGCGTACACGGGGATCGCCGTCCCGAGCTGGTCGAGCTACGCCGGGTCTTCGGCAGCCTCAAGCTCGACCTGGAGGAACACCGGATAAAGGAAGAGGAGGTGCTCTTCCCCATGTGCCGGGAGCTGGATGCCGCCAGCGTTCGACCGGACTTCTACTGGCGCACCGTGCAGAACCCCATAGGCGTGATGACGGCCGAGCACGAAGCGATCGCTCAAGCGCTGGCGAAGCTTCGCGAGCTGGCAGCGGGTTTCGAGCCGCCTGCCGATGCTTGTGACGCCCACCGGACGATGCTCGAGGGCCTGGCCGGGCTCGAGAGGAGGCTGCACCTGCACGTCCACGAAGAGAACAACGTTCTCTTCCCCAAGGCCATGGCCGCCGAGGCCGCCTTGCCGAGGCGGTGA
- the ric gene encoding iron-sulfur cluster repair di-iron protein: MLSVETTVSDLVVERPSRSRVFEALGIDYCCGGGAPLAEACAGAGLDPGEVIAELERREAGQTEDEAGLTSMGMGELVDHIVETHHAYLKEELPRLSFLVDKVANVHGGAHPELLELREVFEGLRVELEEHTAKEERMLFPACRELEGAETMPDLRFGTVKNPIAAMMREHVEAGGGLGRIRELTWDYDLPKDACNTYRAMLDGLAELERDTHYHIFKENSILFPKAAAAEAALAKT, translated from the coding sequence ATGCTTTCTGTGGAGACGACCGTCAGTGACCTCGTCGTCGAGCGGCCGAGCCGCTCGCGGGTGTTCGAGGCCCTGGGCATAGACTACTGCTGCGGAGGAGGGGCGCCGCTGGCCGAGGCCTGCGCCGGTGCAGGGCTGGACCCGGGTGAGGTGATCGCGGAGCTGGAGCGCCGGGAGGCCGGGCAGACTGAGGACGAGGCCGGGCTGACGAGCATGGGCATGGGCGAGCTGGTGGACCACATCGTAGAGACCCACCACGCCTATCTCAAGGAGGAGTTGCCTCGCCTGAGCTTCCTGGTCGATAAAGTGGCGAACGTTCACGGGGGCGCCCATCCGGAGCTGCTGGAATTGCGTGAGGTATTCGAGGGGCTGCGCGTGGAGCTGGAGGAGCACACGGCGAAGGAGGAGCGGATGCTCTTCCCGGCGTGCAGGGAGCTTGAGGGGGCGGAGACCATGCCGGACCTTCGCTTCGGGACCGTCAAGAATCCCATCGCGGCGATGATGCGGGAGCACGTCGAGGCTGGCGGCGGACTGGGCCGGATCCGGGAGCTGACGTGGGACTACGATCTTCCGAAGGACGCCTGCAACACCTACCGGGCGATGCTCGACGGCCTGGCCGAGTTAGAGCGCGACACCCACTACCACATCTTCAAGGAGAACAGCATCCTCTTCCCGAAGGCGGCAGCTGCCGAGGCCGCGCTAGCGAAGACCTGA
- a CDS encoding peroxiredoxin family protein gives MFFRKKRPETVPLRPGERAPDFQLPSVQGGLFRLEMRAAHGPVLLAFVNVGEESRELLERLKEHEGGFRRAGAYNYPYPNPEIREGGVPSTRSGTTVAIVVRAASMGPVRELQKSMGLPFYVLWDDRSMVSTRYGVGETEIPVVLVETDGKLAWRSEPDQLPHPEEMLREIRPAPGTVNPAAETHETPSPEAAVDSSVG, from the coding sequence ATGTTCTTCAGGAAGAAGCGGCCGGAGACCGTCCCGTTGCGCCCCGGAGAGAGGGCCCCGGACTTCCAACTCCCCTCGGTGCAGGGTGGTCTGTTCCGGCTGGAGATGCGCGCCGCGCACGGCCCGGTACTCCTGGCGTTCGTGAACGTGGGCGAGGAGAGCCGCGAGTTGCTGGAGCGCCTGAAAGAGCACGAGGGAGGGTTCCGGCGCGCCGGGGCATACAACTACCCGTACCCCAACCCGGAGATTCGGGAAGGCGGTGTCCCTTCGACCCGCTCCGGGACCACGGTGGCCATCGTGGTGCGCGCTGCCTCGATGGGGCCGGTGAGGGAGCTACAGAAGAGTATGGGACTCCCCTTCTACGTTCTGTGGGACGACCGGAGCATGGTCTCCACACGCTACGGCGTAGGAGAGACGGAGATCCCGGTCGTGCTCGTGGAGACCGACGGAAAGCTCGCGTGGCGCTCGGAGCCTGACCAGCTCCCGCACCCGGAGGAGATGCTACGGGAGATCCGGCCGGCCCCGGGAACAGTCAATCCCGCCGCCGAAACCCACGAAACACCGTCGCCCGAAGCCGCCGTCGATAGTAGCGTCGGATAA
- a CDS encoding 2Fe-2S iron-sulfur cluster-binding protein, with the protein MGENGHHRVRLIMPDGEATIQVTGDDYILEAGEEAGLDLPYDCRAGVCTTCVGKLLEGKMDQEEGEALEEDELQEGFVLLCIGHALSDCAIRTHREDELYGRG; encoded by the coding sequence ATGGGCGAGAACGGCCACCACAGAGTCCGCCTGATCATGCCCGATGGCGAGGCGACCATCCAGGTAACCGGAGACGACTACATCCTGGAAGCCGGCGAGGAGGCCGGGTTGGATCTCCCCTACGACTGCCGGGCAGGAGTCTGCACGACCTGCGTTGGCAAGCTGCTCGAAGGGAAGATGGACCAGGAAGAAGGCGAGGCCCTGGAGGAAGACGAGCTCCAAGAAGGCTTCGTGTTGCTGTGCATCGGCCACGCCCTGAGCGACTGCGCCATCCGGACTCACCGTGAGGACGAGCTCTACGGCAGGGGGTAG
- a CDS encoding Crp/Fnr family transcriptional regulator: MVEVLAERTRLRPPGEPDLDARLVEFVAWAPVLQGLPEDARDALVRSARIVSYPRRTAIFHEGDEPTALYGVVSGAVKVYRDLPSGRQRILEVIEPGRAFAVVPALDGRPLPASAMTLPDSELAVFPRRVLMARLRISPEAMLAAIRELCGSSRDLQERLWSELSYRSVPQSTAALLLRIAEEWGRVGPGGRITLELPLTRTEMAESLGAPRESVSRALSALVKRGIISLEGDCLTILEPDLLRRRSGRDEPHGRP, translated from the coding sequence ATGGTTGAGGTCCTGGCGGAGAGGACGCGTCTGAGGCCGCCAGGTGAGCCGGACCTCGACGCGCGGCTCGTGGAGTTTGTCGCGTGGGCGCCGGTATTGCAGGGGCTTCCGGAAGATGCGCGGGATGCGTTGGTCCGGAGCGCGCGGATCGTGAGCTACCCGCGCCGGACGGCCATCTTCCACGAAGGCGACGAGCCGACGGCGCTCTACGGGGTGGTCTCCGGGGCGGTCAAGGTGTACCGGGATCTGCCGAGCGGTCGCCAGCGGATACTGGAGGTTATAGAGCCCGGACGCGCCTTCGCGGTCGTCCCCGCCCTCGACGGGAGGCCGCTCCCGGCCTCGGCCATGACCCTGCCGGACTCGGAGTTGGCCGTCTTCCCCCGCCGCGTACTCATGGCGCGGCTACGGATCTCGCCGGAAGCTATGCTTGCGGCGATCCGGGAACTGTGCGGCTCATCCCGCGATTTGCAGGAGAGGCTCTGGAGCGAGCTCTCCTACCGCTCCGTCCCGCAGAGCACGGCCGCCTTGCTCCTGCGGATCGCCGAGGAGTGGGGGCGTGTCGGCCCCGGAGGTCGCATAACGCTCGAGCTGCCGCTGACCCGTACCGAGATGGCCGAGTCTCTGGGAGCCCCGCGGGAGAGCGTGAGCCGCGCTCTGTCGGCGCTCGTCAAGCGCGGCATCATTTCCCTCGAAGGCGACTGTCTCACCATCCTCGAGCCCGATCTCCTGCGCCGTCGCTCGGGGCGTGACGAACCTCACGGCCGCCCGTAA
- a CDS encoding cupin domain-containing protein, producing the protein MELKEISADARGRRGTVWTLEGSEDLNANLVRFPSGGGVGEHANEEVDVVMVGIAGHGKVTVNEKEHHLSAGILVFLPKGARRSVRSDSDGFAYLSVHRRRGPVRIDERPEERSKA; encoded by the coding sequence ATGGAACTCAAGGAGATCTCGGCTGACGCGAGAGGGCGCAGGGGGACGGTGTGGACCCTGGAAGGAAGCGAGGACCTCAACGCCAACCTGGTGCGGTTTCCTTCCGGAGGCGGCGTCGGCGAGCATGCCAACGAAGAGGTGGACGTGGTGATGGTGGGCATAGCCGGTCACGGAAAGGTCACGGTGAACGAGAAGGAGCATCACCTCTCTGCCGGGATTTTGGTGTTCCTCCCGAAGGGCGCGCGCCGCTCGGTGAGGAGCGACTCGGACGGGTTCGCCTACCTGAGCGTCCACCGCCGCCGGGGGCCGGTGCGGATCGACGAACGGCCCGAAGAGAGGAGCAAGGCGTGA
- a CDS encoding hemerythrin domain-containing protein: MKRHPNLREFSDDHHGGLVQALRLRRAASGTGEEPTEGARAFLEFWREDTAPHFRKEEEVLLPVAAIHAGELLDREPVLEMLVQHARIRGLAMRLGGEAERGKVQGETLRRLGELLEAHIRLEERVVFPLIEESLSERALREVADRLAVFD, translated from the coding sequence GTGAAGCGTCACCCGAACCTGAGAGAGTTCTCGGATGACCATCACGGGGGTCTGGTGCAGGCGCTCCGCCTCCGCCGGGCGGCGTCCGGAACGGGTGAGGAGCCCACGGAAGGCGCCCGGGCCTTCCTGGAGTTCTGGCGAGAAGATACCGCGCCCCACTTCCGCAAAGAGGAAGAGGTGCTCCTGCCGGTAGCAGCCATCCATGCGGGAGAGCTTCTGGACCGCGAGCCCGTGCTGGAGATGCTCGTGCAACACGCTCGCATCAGGGGCCTCGCCATGCGGCTCGGTGGCGAGGCCGAAAGGGGCAAGGTTCAGGGGGAGACGCTGCGGCGGTTGGGTGAGTTGCTCGAGGCCCACATAAGGCTCGAAGAGAGGGTGGTCTTCCCCCTGATCGAAGAGTCGCTCTCCGAACGCGCGCTGCGCGAGGTGGCCGACCGGCTCGCAGTCTTCGACTAG
- a CDS encoding gamma carbonic anhydrase family protein, which produces MRIKSRGNEPVVDASAFVAPTAVLVGNVRVGADCRIMYGAVLDSEGSRVEVGSTTIINEHAVLRATAVGDAEHPVMVGDHVLVGPHASLLGCTVEPCSYVATGATVLQGATVRSGANVAVGAVVHANAVVPREFFVPPNTVAVGDPLEVFAPGDEGLAEAIKAAGFAASAFGVRTPFEDRINRYRASTEVRAEEFGAHLEDTVVDAER; this is translated from the coding sequence ATGCGGATCAAGAGCCGTGGCAACGAACCCGTCGTGGACGCCTCCGCGTTCGTGGCTCCCACCGCCGTCCTCGTGGGGAACGTCCGCGTGGGAGCGGACTGCCGGATTATGTATGGGGCGGTACTGGACTCCGAGGGATCGAGGGTCGAGGTGGGTTCGACCACCATAATCAACGAGCACGCCGTGCTGAGGGCGACGGCGGTGGGCGACGCGGAGCACCCCGTGATGGTCGGCGACCACGTCCTCGTCGGACCGCACGCCTCCCTGCTGGGCTGCACGGTCGAGCCCTGCTCCTACGTGGCCACCGGCGCGACCGTCCTGCAAGGGGCGACGGTGCGTTCGGGGGCCAACGTCGCGGTCGGGGCCGTGGTGCACGCGAACGCCGTGGTCCCGCGCGAGTTCTTCGTCCCGCCGAACACCGTGGCCGTGGGCGACCCTCTGGAGGTCTTCGCGCCGGGGGACGAGGGGCTGGCCGAGGCCATAAAGGCCGCCGGGTTCGCCGCGAGCGCCTTCGGCGTGCGGACGCCCTTCGAGGACCGCATCAACAGGTACAGGGCGTCCACGGAGGTCAGGGCGGAGGAGTTTGGTGCGCACCTGGAGGACACCGTGGTCGACGCCGAGCGCTGA
- a CDS encoding transposase — MERLYTSSPANSVVICIDEMGPLSVRSYPGKELVRGRQEGLAGRARWELQRDRDRKLGGYVFGAFVPATGEALTATYTSRSIVTFLDFLGKVEEWVPKDVGRIYAIMDNLRAHKAYDVLLFDVARPRWEFVFQPKYAAYLNLIEPWWKTLKSLAIKGRFFETWEQIEEAIAKALDYWNGHRHPYVWGRRRRHRAPRGQGVGAMPRMASVDGV; from the coding sequence ATCGAACGGCTCTACACATCCTCTCCTGCCAACAGCGTAGTCATCTGCATAGACGAGATGGGGCCCTTGAGCGTCCGGTCGTACCCCGGCAAGGAACTGGTTCGCGGTCGGCAAGAAGGCCTCGCCGGTAGGGCCAGGTGGGAGTTGCAGCGAGACCGGGACCGCAAGCTCGGGGGGTACGTCTTCGGAGCGTTCGTGCCGGCCACCGGAGAGGCTTTGACCGCCACCTACACGAGTCGCTCGATCGTGACGTTCCTGGACTTCCTGGGGAAGGTCGAGGAGTGGGTGCCAAAGGACGTCGGGAGGATCTACGCTATCATGGACAACCTCAGGGCCCACAAGGCATACGACGTCCTGCTATTCGATGTGGCCCGCCCGAGGTGGGAGTTCGTCTTCCAGCCCAAGTACGCTGCCTACCTGAACCTCATAGAGCCTTGGTGGAAGACGCTCAAGTCTTTAGCCATCAAGGGGCGCTTTTTCGAGACTTGGGAGCAGATAGAAGAGGCGATAGCGAAGGCGCTGGACTACTGGAACGGGCACCGCCATCCGTACGTGTGGGGCAGGCGCAGGAGGCACCGTGCTCCTCGAGGTCAGGGCGTCGGAGCGATGCCGAGGATGGCGTCCGTAGACGGTGTCTGA
- a CDS encoding helix-turn-helix domain-containing protein — protein MLNADEYRILKRAVASRKIAAGKARLAKIVLLSNQGYTATEIAARLGCNERTALKWIGRFNRYGVAGLEEGPREGRPRVYGPEDVGAVIQAALTPPQDFGLPFASWTLDRLVVYLSEQKGIGMGRTRVAEVLSHEGLRWRKQEGWFRERVDPEFAEKRGPSNGSTHPLLPTA, from the coding sequence ATGCTCAACGCCGACGAGTACCGGATCCTAAAGAGGGCGGTCGCCAGCCGCAAGATCGCGGCCGGCAAGGCGCGGCTGGCGAAGATCGTCCTGCTCTCCAACCAGGGCTACACTGCCACAGAGATCGCCGCCAGGCTCGGGTGCAACGAGAGGACCGCCCTGAAGTGGATAGGCCGCTTCAACCGCTACGGCGTGGCTGGCCTGGAAGAGGGGCCGCGCGAGGGCAGGCCCCGCGTCTACGGCCCTGAGGACGTCGGTGCCGTGATCCAGGCCGCGCTGACCCCTCCACAGGATTTCGGCTTGCCCTTCGCCTCTTGGACCCTGGACCGACTGGTGGTCTACCTCTCCGAGCAGAAGGGGATCGGCATGGGGCGAACGAGGGTGGCGGAGGTGCTCTCGCACGAGGGCTTGAGGTGGAGGAAGCAGGAGGGGTGGTTCAGGGAGAGGGTCGACCCGGAGTTCGCGGAAAAAAGAGGGCCATCGAACGGCTCTACACATCCTCTCCTGCCAACAGCGTAG
- the tenA gene encoding thiaminase II: MSATERSTSFTEELRSKADPVFEAIFRHPFVRGIAEGNLSGEQLAHYVRQDFQYLTVFCQVYGLAVSKSTRREDIAFFNEQIGFVLDSENHPHQNLARVSGYPMEELEGANELLPTARNYTRHTLYSAHSGTLGELLCALYPCPLTYWEIGLRLKEEVKPDDSHPFKEWIEFYADPIVGDICREFARRIDRLASDAGKAERANMEEHYLTSCRMEHIFWSMAYDLEEWPV; this comes from the coding sequence ATGTCTGCGACCGAGAGGTCCACGAGCTTCACCGAGGAGTTGCGTAGCAAGGCCGACCCCGTCTTCGAGGCCATCTTCCGTCACCCGTTCGTCAGGGGCATCGCCGAAGGTAACTTGAGCGGAGAGCAGCTCGCCCACTACGTGAGGCAGGACTTCCAGTACCTCACCGTCTTCTGCCAGGTCTACGGCCTCGCCGTCTCCAAGTCCACGCGGCGGGAGGACATCGCGTTCTTCAACGAGCAGATCGGGTTTGTCCTCGATTCCGAGAACCATCCCCATCAAAACCTGGCTCGGGTCTCGGGCTACCCGATGGAGGAGTTGGAGGGGGCAAACGAACTCTTGCCTACCGCCCGCAACTACACCCGGCACACGCTCTACTCGGCCCACAGCGGCACTTTGGGCGAGCTGCTCTGCGCCCTGTACCCTTGCCCGTTGACGTACTGGGAGATCGGGCTGAGGCTCAAGGAGGAGGTCAAGCCCGACGACTCGCACCCGTTCAAGGAGTGGATCGAGTTCTACGCCGACCCGATCGTGGGAGACATCTGCCGCGAGTTCGCTCGCCGCATAGACCGCCTAGCATCCGATGCTGGTAAGGCGGAGCGGGCCAATATGGAGGAGCACTATCTGACCAGTTGCCGGATGGAGCACATATTCTGGAGCATGGCCTACGACCTCGAGGAGTGGCCGGTCTAG
- a CDS encoding ArdC-like ssDNA-binding domain-containing protein produces MANDERKAMERGEKRDRRVREATELLEAGVERILDGDEFKRYLAFAARFHRYSANNSLLVLVQRPNATRVAGYRRWQELGRQVRRGEEGLKILAPIFRTVEDEESGEEARVLCSFKVVKIFDVSQTDPVPGAEPMPEKPRPRALRGDSDVARALGRSLLDFCKSQGVPVSEDDAELDALSPGANGLYHLREKRILLRSTLPTDGRAKTLAHELAHHLLHCDAAASEEDRPMLEAEAEGVAYAMLSYFGIDASGYSFAYVARWAESKEVVRVALSNIQKTVRTIIEAVEDGDPRVEGAPELEAA; encoded by the coding sequence GTGGCGAACGACGAACGGAAGGCTATGGAGCGCGGCGAGAAGCGCGACCGCAGGGTGCGCGAGGCGACGGAGTTACTCGAAGCCGGCGTCGAGAGGATACTGGACGGGGACGAGTTCAAGCGCTACCTCGCCTTCGCCGCGAGGTTCCATCGGTACTCGGCGAACAACTCCCTGCTGGTCCTGGTCCAGAGGCCGAACGCCACCCGGGTAGCAGGGTACAGGAGGTGGCAAGAACTCGGTCGGCAGGTGAGGCGCGGCGAGGAGGGACTCAAGATACTGGCGCCCATCTTCCGCACCGTCGAGGACGAGGAGAGCGGGGAGGAGGCGCGCGTGCTCTGTTCCTTCAAGGTCGTCAAGATCTTCGACGTCTCCCAGACCGACCCGGTCCCCGGAGCCGAGCCGATGCCGGAGAAGCCGAGGCCGAGGGCACTCCGTGGTGACTCCGACGTAGCACGTGCGCTCGGGCGATCATTGCTCGACTTCTGTAAGTCGCAGGGCGTGCCCGTCTCGGAGGACGACGCGGAGCTCGACGCTCTCTCCCCTGGCGCCAACGGCCTCTACCACCTGCGGGAGAAGCGGATCCTCCTGAGGAGCACGCTCCCGACCGATGGGAGGGCGAAGACGCTCGCCCACGAGCTAGCCCACCACCTGCTGCACTGCGACGCGGCGGCTTCAGAGGAAGATCGTCCTATGCTTGAGGCTGAGGCCGAAGGAGTCGCGTACGCGATGCTCTCGTACTTCGGCATCGACGCCTCGGGGTATTCCTTCGCCTACGTGGCGCGTTGGGCCGAGAGCAAGGAGGTGGTCAGGGTGGCCCTCTCCAACATCCAGAAGACCGTCAGGACGATCATAGAGGCCGTCGAGGACGGTGACCCACGGGTTGAGGGAGCGCCCGAACTCGAGGCGGCCTAG
- a CDS encoding DNA-primase RepB domain-containing protein: MGLETYFCAHLLLAKRRVKANAAPVLALWADADGVAPGFDAPEPTAIVESSPGRAHLFWRLTRSVSPLRAEELNRRLLLAVGADRSGWDLGQLLRPPGTRNRKYGPAPFVRLLELNDDRYHPRELELALPPEEPPRPVSRSGRPTGPYPTPDVSRLSGRMRHLVSRGNRGLRRPYPSRSEADFAVCLAMSTAGYTEAEVWAVMTDSTHGISEKYLEKGRHGDAYLSLTVGKARALARSAG; the protein is encoded by the coding sequence GTGGGCCTTGAGACCTACTTTTGCGCCCATCTCCTGCTCGCCAAAAGGCGTGTAAAGGCGAACGCCGCCCCGGTCCTGGCTCTCTGGGCCGACGCCGACGGCGTGGCTCCCGGCTTCGATGCGCCAGAACCGACCGCGATCGTCGAGTCCTCGCCGGGCCGCGCGCACCTCTTCTGGCGCCTCACAAGGTCGGTTTCACCGCTGCGGGCCGAGGAGCTCAACCGCAGGCTCCTCCTCGCGGTCGGCGCCGACCGGTCGGGGTGGGACCTCGGGCAGCTCCTCAGGCCCCCCGGCACCCGGAATCGCAAGTACGGACCCGCACCTTTCGTGAGGCTGCTGGAGCTCAACGACGACCGCTACCACCCACGCGAGCTGGAGTTGGCATTGCCGCCGGAGGAGCCGCCGCGACCGGTATCGCGGAGTGGTCGTCCTACCGGCCCCTACCCGACGCCCGACGTCTCCCGGCTCTCGGGCCGGATGCGACATCTGGTTTCACGCGGCAACCGCGGCTTAAGGAGACCCTACCCGAGCCGCTCGGAGGCCGACTTCGCCGTGTGCCTCGCCATGTCCACGGCCGGGTACACGGAGGCGGAGGTCTGGGCGGTGATGACCGACTCTACCCACGGCATCTCGGAGAAGTATCTGGAGAAGGGCCGCCACGGCGACGCGTATCTCTCGCTCACCGTCGGTAAGGCCCGCGCGTTGGCGCGAAGCGCGGGCTAG